A section of the Campylobacter porcelli genome encodes:
- the gdhA gene encoding NADP-specific glutamate dehydrogenase, which translates to MSVHEYINQTLENIKKSSPGQTTFLQAATEVLHTLEPLLEKEKKYLDHKIIDRIVMPERTTMFRVTYMNDKNEPCSHFGYRVEFNSALGPYKGGLRFHPSVCLDIIKFLGFEQIFKNSLTGLNMGGGKGGANFDPKGKSDGEIMRFCQAFMNELYKLIGDVKDVPAGDIGVGGREIGYMFGQYKKLTNRFDGALTGKGLDWGGSLVRVEATGYGSVYFAQEMLKKQNSSLEGKKCSISGAGNVAIYTAQKLYQLGALPITVSDSTGFIYDSEGIDVELLKRIKEVERKGLIEYAAAKPSAKFTPVSEYKAGTNGIWSVPCDAAFPSATQNELNLEDIKTLYNNGCRLVCEGANMPSTLEAIDFMLSKKDFLFGPAKAANAGGVATSGLEMAQNASMQKWTFDEVDSKLHRIMTNIFEASYETSVEFGVPGNLVLGANIAGFRKVADAMIDQGYV; encoded by the coding sequence ATGTCAGTACATGAGTATATCAACCAAACACTTGAAAATATCAAAAAGTCAAGTCCTGGTCAAACAACATTTTTACAAGCAGCAACAGAGGTTTTACATACTTTAGAGCCACTTTTAGAAAAAGAAAAAAAGTATCTTGATCACAAAATTATAGATCGCATTGTAATGCCTGAGAGAACTACGATGTTTCGTGTAACATACATGAATGACAAAAATGAACCTTGCTCACACTTTGGGTATCGTGTAGAGTTTAACTCTGCTCTTGGCCCGTATAAAGGTGGTTTGAGATTTCATCCTTCAGTATGCTTAGATATAATCAAATTTCTTGGTTTTGAGCAAATTTTTAAAAATTCGCTTACTGGACTTAATATGGGTGGCGGCAAAGGTGGTGCTAATTTCGACCCTAAAGGCAAAAGCGATGGCGAGATTATGAGATTTTGTCAAGCTTTTATGAATGAATTATATAAATTAATCGGCGATGTAAAAGATGTCCCAGCTGGCGATATTGGCGTTGGTGGTCGTGAGATCGGCTATATGTTTGGTCAATATAAAAAATTAACAAATCGCTTTGATGGTGCTTTGACTGGTAAAGGTCTAGACTGGGGCGGTAGCTTAGTAAGGGTAGAGGCTACTGGATATGGCTCAGTATATTTTGCTCAAGAGATGCTTAAAAAACAAAATAGCAGCCTAGAGGGCAAAAAATGCTCAATAAGTGGTGCTGGAAATGTGGCTATATACACAGCTCAAAAGCTATATCAACTTGGCGCACTTCCTATAACAGTAAGCGATTCAACTGGCTTTATATATGATAGCGAAGGTATAGATGTCGAGCTATTAAAACGCATTAAAGAGGTAGAGAGAAAAGGTCTTATCGAGTATGCGGCTGCTAAACCAAGTGCGAAATTTACTCCAGTTAGCGAGTATAAAGCTGGAACAAATGGTATTTGGAGCGTTCCATGTGATGCTGCCTTCCCAAGTGCTACTCAAAATGAGCTAAATTTAGAAGATATTAAAACGCTTTATAATAATGGTTGTCGCTTGGTTTGCGAAGGTGCTAATATGCCTAGCACACTTGAAGCTATTGATTTTATGCTAAGCAAAAAAGACTTCTTATTTGGTCCAGCTAAGGCTGCAAACGCTGGTGGCGTGGCTACTAGTGGGCTAGAGATGGCACAAAACGCAAGTATGCAAAAATGGACTTTTGATGAAGTAGATAGCAAACTTCACCGCATTATGACAAATATCTTTGAAGCTAGTTATGAGACTTCTGTTGAATTTGGAGTGCCAGGCAATCTTGTTCTAGGAGCAAATATCGCTGGATTTAGAAAAGTTGCTGATGCAATGATAGATCAAGGATATGTATAA
- a CDS encoding alanine racemase, whose product MSEILLSKSAYEHNLTQIAKKVGSKKRIIAVLKDNAYGHGALLMGKIASEFGIEIACVKSELEARELSRLFKSIIVLSHLPTGAENGEFIYAINELRALEKIRPNSQIHLAIDTLMHRNGIDITEIETAINIIKKRNLILKGAFTHFRASDEHSGDYFVQKENFKQAKDKIKEFFDGELIFHSHNSAAIERSSDIGDEYVRAGMAQFGYFGFNESLELKKVLKLYADRVSSRVLYAGQSVGYGGAFTAKYDMNIATYDLGYGDGLLRYNGNGELKLANGNPILGKMSMDSFSSIDGGERICVLDNADIWAEFFGTINYDILVKLSPIISRRVVE is encoded by the coding sequence ATGTCTGAGATTTTACTCTCAAAAAGTGCTTATGAGCATAATTTAACTCAAATAGCCAAAAAAGTAGGCTCTAAAAAGCGAATTATCGCCGTTTTAAAAGATAACGCATATGGTCATGGGGCGCTCCTAATGGGCAAGATCGCTAGTGAATTTGGCATTGAAATAGCGTGTGTTAAAAGTGAGCTTGAAGCAAGGGAACTATCTAGATTATTTAAGAGCATTATAGTGCTTTCGCATTTACCAACTGGTGCTGAGAATGGCGAGTTTATCTATGCTATTAATGAGCTTAGGGCTTTAGAAAAGATAAGACCAAATAGCCAAATTCATCTTGCCATCGATACTTTAATGCATAGAAATGGTATAGACATTACTGAGATTGAAACTGCTATTAATATTATTAAAAAACGAAATTTGATATTAAAGGGTGCTTTTACTCATTTTAGAGCTAGCGATGAGCATAGTGGGGATTACTTTGTTCAAAAAGAGAATTTCAAACAAGCTAAAGATAAGATTAAAGAATTTTTTGATGGCGAGCTTATATTTCACTCTCACAACTCAGCTGCGATTGAGAGAAGCTCAGATATAGGTGATGAGTATGTGCGTGCTGGTATGGCTCAATTTGGATATTTTGGGTTTAATGAGAGCCTAGAGCTTAAAAAAGTCTTAAAGCTTTATGCCGATCGTGTAAGCTCAAGAGTCTTATATGCTGGTCAAAGTGTAGGTTATGGTGGCGCATTTACTGCTAAATATGATATGAATATCGCTACATATGATCTTGGCTATGGCGATGGGTTATTGCGATATAATGGCAATGGAGAGCTAAAATTAGCCAATGGAAATCCAATTTTAGGCAAAATGTCTATGGATAGCTTTAGCTCAATTGATGGTGGAGAGCGGATATGTGTATTAGATAATGCTGATATTTGGGCTGAGTTTTTTGGGACTATTAATTATGATATTTTAGTTAAGCTTAGTCCTATAATTAGTAGAAGGGTAGTGGAGTAA
- the cmeU gene encoding CmeU family protein: MSDEKELVKKQIEEFLAARGRFFDVLDASVPKQGNSTAFDFDACKEPSLKALYKEFYAYDYAVRKMLPHIYKKFDLSFNV, from the coding sequence ATGAGTGATGAAAAAGAGCTTGTAAAAAAGCAAATTGAGGAGTTTTTGGCCGCTAGGGGGAGATTTTTTGATGTTTTAGATGCAAGTGTGCCAAAGCAAGGCAATAGCACAGCCTTTGACTTTGATGCTTGTAAAGAGCCAAGCTTAAAAGCCTTATATAAAGAGTTTTACGCATATGATTATGCAGTAAGAAAGATGCTACCACATATATATAAAAAATTTGATTTGAGCTTTAATGTCTGA
- a CDS encoding L,D-transpeptidase family protein gives MKKLLFLLVVSTSLFSGELEELYLKGGISAVQDKIEKNLQSVEYWSDSLKNKELKYGYHDDKSRLIIVADKTAKNISVNQYEDGKLKEVKNSEIITGLMGEKLLEGDLKTPVGVYDITRRFTPPTTYYGPVAFSLSYPNLYDKLRKRTGYGIWIHGYPMESDVRENELETKGCIAMKNDILESFEDIVQNNSAIVIISEDGKPKSSSLDIAVIFAQLFAWKDAWTKSDLDRYMSFYHNDFRRFDGMKIAEFTQMKKRVFSKNESKIIEFKNFNITPYPNIDGKNIYRVNFDEKYRAASYNFDGDKTLYVEVADNKMKILVEE, from the coding sequence GTGAAAAAATTACTCTTTTTATTGGTAGTATCAACATCTTTATTTAGCGGGGAGCTAGAGGAGTTATATCTTAAAGGTGGTATATCAGCAGTCCAAGATAAGATAGAGAAGAACTTACAAAGTGTGGAGTATTGGAGCGATAGCTTAAAAAATAAAGAGCTAAAATATGGCTATCACGATGATAAAAGCAGATTAATCATAGTAGCTGATAAAACTGCTAAGAATATATCTGTAAATCAATATGAAGATGGTAAATTAAAAGAGGTTAAAAATAGCGAGATAATCACTGGTTTAATGGGCGAAAAGCTATTAGAAGGGGATCTGAAAACCCCAGTTGGTGTATATGATATAACACGCAGATTTACTCCGCCTACTACATATTATGGGCCGGTTGCTTTTAGCTTATCTTACCCAAATTTATATGATAAACTTCGCAAAAGAACAGGCTATGGCATATGGATTCATGGCTATCCTATGGAGAGCGATGTAAGGGAAAATGAGCTAGAGACCAAAGGCTGTATCGCTATGAAAAATGATATTTTAGAATCTTTTGAAGATATAGTGCAAAATAATTCAGCTATCGTGATAATAAGCGAAGATGGCAAACCAAAATCTAGCAGTCTTGATATAGCTGTGATATTTGCCCAGCTTTTTGCGTGGAAAGATGCTTGGACTAAGAGCGATTTGGATAGATATATGAGCTTTTATCATAATGATTTTCGACGCTTTGATGGTATGAAAATTGCAGAATTTACGCAGATGAAAAAGAGAGTATTTAGCAAAAATGAGAGCAAAATAATTGAATTTAAAAATTTCAATATAACACCATATCCAAACATAGATGGCAAGAATATATATCGCGTAAATTTTGATGAGAAATATAGAGCAGCCTCATATAATTTTGATGGGGATAAAACCTTATATGTAGAAGTGGCTGATAATAAGATGAAAATTTTAGTAGAGGAGTAG
- a CDS encoding copper chaperone PCu(A)C encodes MFKYLFTSTLVALSVNAQILITNSYIKDTPPNAKNSAAFMSIENQDSKDIELISASSNISKATELHTHITEDGMKKMIQIPSIKIPANSKVELKPGGLHVMFLGLKRDINDGNVDLNLTFSDGKTYELKNIPVKKVIPIKMH; translated from the coding sequence ATGTTTAAATATTTATTTACCTCAACTCTAGTTGCACTTAGCGTAAATGCTCAAATTTTAATTACCAATTCATATATCAAAGATACCCCGCCGAATGCGAAAAATAGTGCCGCTTTTATGAGCATAGAAAATCAAGATTCAAAAGATATTGAGCTAATTTCAGCTAGTAGCAATATAAGCAAAGCTACCGAGCTTCACACTCATATCACAGAAGATGGCATGAAAAAGATGATTCAAATCCCAAGCATTAAGATACCAGCTAACTCTAAAGTTGAGCTAAAACCAGGTGGTTTGCATGTTATGTTTTTGGGCTTAAAAAGAGATATAAATGATGGAAATGTCGATTTAAATTTAACTTTTAGCGATGGCAAAACATATGAATTAAAAAATATCCCAGTTAAAAAAGTTATACCTATTAAAATGCATTAA
- the pseB gene encoding UDP-N-acetylglucosamine 4,6-dehydratase (inverting), with protein MFNNKNILITGGTGSFGKKYTKILLENYKPNKIIIYSRDELKQYEMAQEFNSPSMRYFIGDVRDESRLNTAMNGVDFVIHAAAMKHVPIAEYNPMECIKTNIHGAQNVINAALKNGVEKVIALSTDKACNPVNLYGATKLASDKLFIAANNIVGPGPTRFSVVRYGNVVGSRGSVVPLFKKLIANGAKELPITDERMTRFWITLEDGVKFVLKNFARMQGGELFIPKIPSMKITDLAATLAPNLPINIIGIRPGEKLHEMMISADDALHSLEFSDHYVITPSIKFYDKQANFAINKLGEKGYRVSSEFEYRSDNNAQWLDDKSLKEMIEKI; from the coding sequence GTGTTTAATAATAAAAACATTCTAATAACCGGTGGAACGGGCAGTTTTGGCAAAAAATATACTAAAATTTTATTAGAAAATTACAAGCCAAATAAGATAATAATCTACTCACGAGATGAGTTAAAACAATATGAGATGGCTCAGGAATTTAATAGCCCATCCATGCGTTATTTCATCGGCGATGTAAGAGATGAGAGTAGATTAAACACTGCTATGAATGGGGTTGATTTTGTAATCCATGCCGCTGCTATGAAGCATGTGCCAATAGCTGAGTATAACCCAATGGAGTGTATAAAAACCAATATCCACGGCGCACAAAATGTCATAAATGCCGCCCTTAAAAATGGAGTAGAAAAGGTAATTGCACTAAGCACCGATAAAGCGTGTAATCCTGTAAATTTATATGGTGCTACCAAACTAGCTAGCGATAAGCTATTTATAGCGGCAAATAATATAGTAGGTCCAGGGCCAACTAGATTTAGCGTCGTTAGATATGGTAATGTCGTTGGCTCTAGAGGCTCGGTGGTGCCGCTATTTAAAAAATTAATAGCAAATGGGGCAAAAGAGCTGCCAATTACTGATGAGAGAATGACTAGATTTTGGATTACGCTTGAAGATGGGGTTAAATTTGTCCTTAAAAACTTTGCTAGAATGCAAGGTGGGGAGCTATTTATCCCTAAAATTCCATCTATGAAAATCACAGATTTAGCTGCCACTTTAGCGCCAAATTTGCCAATTAATATAATTGGCATTAGACCAGGAGAGAAGCTCCATGAGATGATGATAAGCGCTGATGATGCCTTGCATAGCTTGGAATTTAGCGATCACTATGTTATCACGCCTTCTATTAAATTCTATGATAAACAGGCTAATTTTGCTATTAATAAACTTGGAGAAAAAGGCTATAGAGTTAGTAGCGAATTTGAGTATCGCTCTGATAATAACGCCCAGTGGCTAGATGATAAATCACTAAAAGAGATGATAGAGAAGATATAA
- a CDS encoding metal ABC transporter permease has protein sequence MVEILSFSFMQNALWAGVLVSVACGVIGSLIVINKMTFIAGGVAHGAYGGIGIAFFLGASPLFGAAGFAVAIGLLIAFISGQNRDRIDSVIGAIWAFGMAVGIIFVDLSPGYNADLMSYLFGSILAVSTEDLIFMSVLDTVFVLFALLFYTQICAFCFDSEFAKLRGVNVSFLYYLMSALIALCVVSTIRVVGLILVIALLSIPPYIAEKFSPNLAIMMILSAILSAIFIFCGLILSYYFNLTSGASIIAVATIIFFIVELCKRR, from the coding sequence ATGGTGGAAATTTTAAGCTTTAGTTTTATGCAAAATGCCTTATGGGCTGGAGTTTTAGTTAGTGTAGCTTGTGGGGTGATTGGCTCATTAATTGTGATAAATAAGATGACATTTATCGCTGGAGGTGTGGCTCATGGGGCTTATGGCGGGATAGGTATCGCATTTTTCTTAGGTGCTTCTCCGCTTTTTGGTGCGGCTGGATTTGCTGTGGCTATAGGGCTTTTAATAGCCTTTATCAGCGGACAAAATCGTGATAGGATAGATAGCGTAATTGGTGCTATTTGGGCGTTTGGTATGGCTGTGGGGATTATTTTTGTAGATCTTAGCCCTGGGTATAATGCTGATTTGATGAGCTATTTGTTTGGTTCTATTTTGGCTGTAAGCACAGAAGATCTTATATTTATGAGTGTTTTGGATACTGTTTTTGTATTATTTGCACTGCTTTTTTATACTCAAATTTGTGCTTTTTGTTTTGATAGTGAATTTGCTAAGCTTCGTGGGGTAAATGTCAGCTTCTTATACTATTTGATGAGTGCTCTTATCGCACTTTGCGTGGTTAGTACTATTAGGGTTGTGGGGCTGATTTTGGTGATTGCTTTGCTTAGCATTCCGCCATATATAGCTGAGAAATTTAGCCCAAATTTGGCTATAATGATGATTTTATCAGCTATTTTATCAGCTATTTTTATATTTTGCGGATTGATACTTAGCTACTATTTTAACCTAACAAGTGGAGCTAGTATAATCGCAGTTGCTACCATAATATTTTTTATTGTGGAGCTTTGTAAAAGAAGATAG
- a CDS encoding metal ABC transporter ATP-binding protein, which translates to MKIKIENLSFGYDDGYIFENLNFSYDSKDFLAIIGPNGGGKSTLLRLMLGILEPKSGKISIDSKPPKLAKELIGYVPQYIPVNKSFPMSVLEVVLMGRLSGGLFKFYSKADKNMAIQALDMVGMREFSSRGIGALSGGQRQRVYIARALVSGARILMLDEPTASIDTQGQAQIYTALKEINQANVGVIAISHDINMAINFASKVAYINSGSVVLHDISNLDNRDFISHLSKDHTHFCDVELALNSCGCASHKD; encoded by the coding sequence ATGAAAATCAAAATTGAAAACTTAAGCTTTGGCTATGATGATGGCTATATATTTGAGAATTTAAATTTTAGCTACGATAGTAAAGATTTTTTAGCTATTATTGGCCCTAATGGCGGTGGAAAAAGCACCCTTTTGCGTCTAATGCTTGGCATTTTAGAGCCTAAATCTGGCAAGATTAGCATAGATTCAAAGCCACCAAAATTAGCAAAAGAGCTAATAGGCTATGTCCCGCAATACATACCGGTAAATAAGAGCTTTCCGATGAGCGTTTTGGAGGTGGTATTAATGGGAAGGCTAAGTGGTGGATTGTTTAAATTTTACTCAAAAGCTGATAAAAATATGGCTATACAGGCTTTGGATATGGTCGGTATGAGGGAGTTTAGCTCTAGGGGCATTGGTGCATTAAGTGGGGGGCAAAGACAAAGAGTATATATAGCAAGAGCTTTGGTAAGTGGGGCTAGAATTTTAATGCTAGATGAGCCAACAGCTAGTATAGATACGCAAGGTCAGGCTCAAATTTACACCGCATTAAAAGAGATAAATCAAGCAAATGTCGGCGTTATCGCCATCAGCCACGATATTAATATGGCTATTAATTTTGCTTCTAAGGTCGCTTATATAAATAGCGGTAGCGTCGTGCTTCATGATATTTCAAATTTAGATAATAGAGATTTTATAAGCCATCTTAGCAAGGATCATACGCATTTTTGTGATGTTGAGCTAGCGCTTAATAGCTGTGGTTGTGCTTCGCATAAGGATTGA
- a CDS encoding class I SAM-dependent methyltransferase: MQDIWNKKSKTYPRFSPIMRPFEAEFFAFLNECGVDFSSKSVIDIGAGTGVYSLHLAKMCKSVLALDISDAMLEILILSAKEHNISNIQTLNGTINDIKNSKFDIGFLTMSPALKSYEDFEIFYNLANKHIYMNWLKPRRSNLLELFMDCKADMATPMAILEQFLISKNIKFKSKIINENRSVTRSIDDMVENLAWHLEISRQNYTKDEIKNKIKNLANGDEITENITTCVKVMVF, from the coding sequence ATGCAAGATATTTGGAATAAAAAGTCCAAAACATATCCTAGGTTTAGCCCTATTATGCGTCCATTTGAGGCTGAATTTTTCGCCTTTTTAAATGAGTGTGGCGTGGATTTTAGCAGCAAGAGCGTTATAGATATAGGTGCTGGAACTGGAGTGTATAGCTTGCATTTAGCTAAAATGTGTAAAAGCGTTTTGGCATTAGATATTAGTGATGCGATGCTAGAGATTTTAATATTAAGTGCTAAAGAGCATAATATATCCAATATTCAAACCCTTAATGGCACGATAAATGATATTAAAAATAGTAAATTTGATATAGGATTTTTGACTATGTCCCCAGCACTTAAAAGCTATGAGGATTTTGAGATATTTTATAACCTTGCTAATAAGCATATATATATGAATTGGCTAAAGCCTAGAAGATCAAATTTATTAGAGCTTTTTATGGATTGTAAAGCTGATATGGCAACGCCTATGGCTATATTAGAGCAGTTTTTAATCTCTAAAAATATTAAATTTAAATCCAAAATCATAAATGAAAATAGAAGTGTAACAAGAAGCATAGACGATATGGTAGAAAATCTAGCTTGGCATTTAGAAATAAGCAGACAAAATTACACAAAAGATGAGATAAAAAATAAGATAAAAAACCTAGCAAATGGTGATGAAATCACTGAAAATATCACTACTTGCGTGAAAGTTATGGTATTTTGA
- a CDS encoding EAL domain-containing protein, which translates to MKVNILKFIMLFFALACLYFIIETGRVLLKTEERLYDFAELKRLNQELFLQIDLQSIHTTIEESEDSITKINAILDKISSNFITTKLFYKLDHILFLENLNAKIKKQTDIIRNYYVIRQDISKCLIELNQNLSKTTNIKEMSNAYALLMNSRFIDEFDRDSFDIYLTKLIAQEQSPFDYQFLSMIQHVNDNLITIPNLQIQNYNMHIQRQIQELIKISIEYFNSALYALIGSSVFLLIIVILAVAKNGVLNLQNKENKLKLKQLRHLIDSNPNQVIILDKFGKISSVNNAFVNASSFSAQSIIGKELSSLNMNMQGIDIFDEVSQSKEIKCYDEFVSKSNDGILIYENIVAIPMLDEFNDINGAIILKQDITKERLIKKELNFRNSQLQESSIIDNLTGLKNLSALNDAIKNNQDGVLIYMMITDFANLRFFYRSDFIDMIFIAIANSIKLAISTYKIDAIAYRMQLDEFCIWYKGDNIKKDIKYILEYFKSKNITIQTDGGFEILPNISITMGISSNSDKPNLTRLTQGILAAQEAKEKELSFSFYNHDNIIEKSYQKNATITRLIQYALNENRVIVECQGIFDIRNSKPTISSYEILIRILDQQNQIHYPNEFLSVAKLTSLYLALTKQVINRAFELLERFGDKKRFSINLSSVDILNEPIKNLFLQKLSLCQNPQNLTIEILESEGIDDYNAINPFIQEIKNYGCKLSLDDFGSGYSNYYRMLELNIDYIKIDGSIISKLPFDKNAKSIVTTIVEFAKRQGYETVAEFVSTPQILDIIKEVGIDYAQGYLLARPVLPNNIE; encoded by the coding sequence TTGAAGGTAAATATTTTAAAATTTATAATGCTATTTTTCGCACTTGCGTGTCTATATTTTATTATAGAAACTGGTAGAGTTTTACTCAAAACAGAGGAGAGATTATATGATTTTGCCGAGCTTAAAAGGCTAAATCAAGAGCTATTTTTACAAATTGACCTACAAAGCATTCACACAACCATAGAAGAAAGCGAAGATAGCATTACCAAAATCAATGCAATATTAGATAAAATCAGCTCAAATTTTATCACCACAAAACTATTTTATAAGCTAGATCATATATTGTTTTTAGAGAATTTAAACGCCAAAATCAAAAAGCAAACCGATATAATCAGAAACTACTATGTAATCCGTCAAGATATATCTAAATGCTTAATAGAGCTAAATCAAAATTTATCAAAAACTACAAATATCAAAGAGATGAGTAATGCCTACGCGTTGCTGATGAACTCAAGATTTATAGATGAATTTGATAGAGATTCGTTTGATATATATCTAACTAAACTAATCGCTCAAGAGCAATCGCCATTTGATTATCAATTTTTAAGCATGATCCAACATGTCAATGATAATCTAATCACCATTCCAAATTTACAAATTCAAAATTATAATATGCATATTCAAAGACAAATTCAAGAGCTTATAAAAATCTCAATTGAGTATTTCAATTCTGCTTTATATGCTCTCATTGGTAGCTCGGTATTTTTACTTATCATAGTTATACTCGCAGTGGCTAAAAATGGGGTTTTAAACCTACAAAATAAAGAGAATAAACTCAAATTAAAACAGCTAAGACATCTAATTGATAGCAATCCAAATCAAGTAATAATCCTAGATAAATTCGGCAAAATCTCTAGCGTTAATAATGCATTTGTAAATGCCTCTAGCTTTAGTGCTCAAAGCATAATTGGCAAGGAGCTAAGCTCACTAAATATGAATATGCAAGGGATTGATATATTTGATGAAGTTAGCCAAAGTAAAGAGATCAAATGCTATGATGAGTTTGTCAGCAAATCAAATGATGGGATACTAATCTATGAAAATATAGTCGCAATCCCAATGCTAGATGAATTTAATGATATAAATGGCGCTATAATTTTAAAACAAGATATAACCAAAGAAAGACTGATAAAAAAAGAGCTAAATTTTAGAAATTCACAGCTTCAAGAAAGCTCAATTATAGATAATCTAACTGGATTAAAAAACCTCTCTGCACTAAATGACGCTATCAAAAATAATCAAGATGGTGTATTGATTTATATGATGATTACAGACTTTGCAAATTTAAGATTTTTTTATCGTTCAGACTTTATCGATATGATATTTATAGCCATTGCAAACTCTATAAAACTTGCCATTAGCACATATAAAATTGACGCTATAGCCTATAGAATGCAACTTGATGAGTTTTGCATATGGTATAAGGGCGATAATATCAAAAAAGATATAAAATATATTTTAGAGTATTTTAAATCCAAAAACATTACAATCCAAACAGATGGTGGATTTGAAATCTTACCAAATATCTCAATCACAATGGGTATAAGCTCTAACAGCGATAAACCAAATTTAACCAGACTAACCCAAGGCATTCTAGCCGCACAAGAAGCAAAAGAAAAAGAGCTAAGCTTTAGCTTTTACAACCATGATAATATAATAGAAAAAAGCTATCAAAAAAACGCCACAATAACAAGATTAATCCAATATGCATTAAATGAAAATAGAGTAATTGTCGAGTGTCAAGGGATTTTTGATATTAGAAATTCCAAGCCTACAATTAGCTCATATGAGATTTTAATCCGTATTTTAGACCAGCAAAATCAAATCCACTACCCAAATGAATTTTTAAGCGTAGCCAAGCTAACTTCGCTATATCTAGCACTTACAAAGCAAGTTATTAATAGAGCTTTTGAGCTATTAGAGAGATTTGGCGATAAAAAGAGATTTTCTATAAATCTCTCAAGTGTAGATATACTAAATGAGCCGATTAAAAATCTATTTTTACAAAAGCTTAGCCTATGCCAAAACCCGCAAAATCTCACTATAGAAATCTTAGAAAGCGAAGGCATAGATGACTATAATGCTATAAATCCATTTATCCAAGAGATTAAAAATTATGGTTGCAAACTTAGCCTTGATGACTTTGGTAGTGGATACTCAAACTACTATAGAATGCTTGAATTAAATATAGATTATATCAAAATTGATGGCTCTATCATCTCTAAATTGCCATTTGATAAAAATGCCAAAAGTATCGTAACAACCATTGTCGAATTTGCCAAAAGGCAAGGCTATGAGACCGTGGCTGAGTTTGTCTCTACTCCACAAATCTTAGACATTATCAAAGAAGTTGGTATAGACTACGCACAAGGCTACTTACTAGCTAGACCAGTATTGCCAAATAATATAGAATAA
- a CDS encoding carbonic anhydrase, giving the protein MEENFIEHKELFEHLGNKQTPHTLFIGCSDSRVVPNLITNTLPGELFVVRNIANIVPQYRLVDEFLATTAAIEYAINTLGIKNIIVCGHSNCGGCEALYQSDDKLKSTPVVKKWLLIIEDIKKEVLKDKDITPAKRAWVTERLNIINSLQNIMTFPGVIDKLKAKELKLYGWHYIIETGELYNYDDATKSFKLLEKSINYEEIYSQIFTDF; this is encoded by the coding sequence ATGGAAGAAAACTTCATAGAGCATAAAGAGCTATTTGAACATCTAGGTAATAAGCAGACGCCACATACGCTATTTATCGGATGTTCTGACTCTAGAGTGGTACCAAATTTAATCACCAACACCTTGCCAGGTGAGCTATTTGTCGTGCGAAATATCGCAAATATCGTCCCACAATATAGGCTAGTAGATGAGTTTTTAGCCACTACAGCGGCCATTGAGTATGCTATAAATACTTTAGGGATTAAAAATATAATAGTATGCGGTCATAGCAACTGCGGTGGCTGCGAAGCACTATATCAAAGCGATGATAAATTAAAGAGTACGCCAGTTGTTAAAAAGTGGCTTTTGATAATTGAGGATATTAAAAAAGAGGTTTTAAAAGATAAAGATATAACTCCAGCCAAAAGAGCTTGGGTAACTGAAAGGCTAAATATCATAAACTCACTCCAAAATATTATGACCTTCCCAGGCGTGATAGATAAGCTAAAAGCTAAAGAGTTAAAGCTATATGGCTGGCACTATATCATAGAAACTGGGGAATTATACAACTACGATGACGCTACAAAAAGCTTTAAACTATTAGAAAAGAGCATAAACTATGAAGAAATTTACTCTCAAATTTTTACTGATTTTTAA